A region from the Cannabis sativa cultivar Pink pepper isolate KNU-18-1 chromosome 9, ASM2916894v1, whole genome shotgun sequence genome encodes:
- the LOC115723086 gene encoding uncharacterized protein LOC115723086, with translation MCPLRFLLVFFSAVLAAYFAWKTTHSSSSSSSQNLGYEDLTNEKNSSPKEGQETSFKRMVENSFWVFVDMASGRYLWRNMKEMKNVEEKDTKIVS, from the exons ATGTGTCCTTTGAGATTTCTCTTGGTGTTTTTTTCTGCAGTTTTAGCTGCATATTTTGCATGGAAAACAACtcattcttcatcttcttcttcttcacaaaaTCTTGGTTATGAAGATTTGacaaatgaaaaaaattctTCACCCAAAGAAGGACAAGAAACAAGTTTCAAAAGG ATGGTGGAGAATAGTTTCTGGGTTTTTGTTGATATGGCTAGTGGAAGATATTTGTGGAGGAAtatgaaggagatgaagaatgTAGAGGAGAAAGATACAAAGATAGTTTCGTAA